The following coding sequences are from one Acomys russatus chromosome 16, mAcoRus1.1, whole genome shotgun sequence window:
- the LOC127199907 gene encoding testis-expressed protein 19.2-like yields the protein MCPPVSVRHGDKGMSCLYAAWLYQLVHGDQMKICFACFKAAFLVVKNMLEIGDWEEEGGDAEPMELSAAGSEPAEWPGHLPHGGPAPGPVGTGGIGLGPQPVPTELGPQEVVPLDLGPEDAEWTQALPWRFDGLSPCSHWLIPPLSWWDVFNESPSPGQPVLLELSPTWPMDPLEAETWLVDLKFALLLGGFDAVCYLLSMTPCWAVRTRVQRWQMLLDPGEVRVAQLQSAPEQQDLQRWKLSILESSELGVELVPADCSLQKGGFRVHSYLPWHNSTPDAWSREPGERLLVTEVVSLRELPCFRSPSPEPES from the coding sequence ATGTGTCCCCCAGTCAGTGTCCGCCATGGCGACAAGGGCATGTCCTGCCTCTATGCAGCCTGGCTGTACCAGCTTGTCCATGGAGACCAGATGAAGATCTGCTTTGCTTGCTTCAAGGCAGCGTTCCTGGTTGTTAAAAACATGCTGGAGATAGGagactgggaagaggaagggggcgATGCTGAGCCCATGGAGCTCTCGGCGGCCGGGTCCGAGCCTGCGGAGTGGCCAGGGCATCTGCCACACGGCGGCCCGGCACCAGGTCctgtgggaacaggagggataGGGCTGGGACCCCAGCCTGTGCCCACTGAGCTGGGGCCTCAGGAAGTTGTAcccctggatctgggcccagaggatGCTGAGTGGACCCAGGCCCTTCCCTGGAGGTTTGATGGCCTTTCTCCCTGCTCCCACTGGCTCATCCCTCCTCTGTCCTGGTGGGATGTTTTCAATGAGAGCCCATCTCCCGGGCAGCCTGTGTTGTTGGAGCTGAGCCCCACCTGGCCCATGGACCCATTGGAAGCAGAGACTTGGTTGGTAGACCTGAAGTTTGCTTTGCTGTTGGGTGGCTTTGATGCTGTCTGCTACCTGCTGTCAATGACTCCCTGCTGGGCTGTGAGAACCCGTGTCCAGCGCTGGCAGATGTTGCTGGACCCTGGTGAGGTGAGGGTGGCCCAGCTGCAGAGTGCACCTGAACAGCAGGACCTGCAGCGCTGGAAACTGAGCATCCTGGAGTCCTCGGAGCTGGGAGTGGAGCTGGTGCCCGCCGACTGCAGCCTGCAGAAGGGCGGCTTCAGGGTGCACTCCTACCTGCCCTGGCACAACAGCACCCCAGATGCCTGGAGCAGGGAGCCAGGGGAGAGGCTCCTTGTCACAGAAGTTGTGTCCCTGAGGGAGTTGCCTTGCTTCCGTTCCCCCTCACCTGAGCCAGAGAGCTAA
- the LOC127200851 gene encoding testis-expressed protein 19.2-like gives MCPPVSVRHGDKGMSCLYAAWLYQLVHGDQMKICFACFKATFLMCKENLEEAPEESLAEPELMAGSGSGSGSGLGSGSTYGYLLSTDSKDGEPELLKPLLQWIQEMEVPKLFPTELGPEEVVPLDLGPEDAEWTQALPWLCEELYPCLHQLMPPMSLWDIVDFNPALRQPVLLEVSTIWPVNCYDAGSFLLSLQFFVPLMIHQYICHLLSMHVCWVVRIHTQRWQVLLDPGEVMATYLPHTLSILLNPHWRLSILESSQCVSELVPATCSLRKKGFRLHSYLPWHDHIPDDWSRPTEDRVFVTKPVPVNHLFY, from the coding sequence ATGTGTCCCCCAGTCAGTGTTCGCCATGGCGACAAGGGCATGTCCTGCCTCTATGCAGCCTGGCTGTACCAGCTTGTCCATGGAGACCAGATGAAGATCTGCTTTGCTTGCTTCAAGGCAACGTTCCTGATGTGTAAAGAAAATCTGGAAGAAGCCCCTGAGGAGTCGTTGGCCGAGCCGGAGCTGATGGCGGGGTCGGGGTCGGGGTCGGGGTCGGGGTTGGGGTCCGGGTCCACATATGGGTATTTGCTATCGACTGACTCCAAAGACGGAGAGCCTGAGCTCCTGAAACCACTCCTGCAATGGATACAGGAAATGGAGGTACCCAAGCTTTTTCCCACTGAGCTGGGGCCTGAGGAAGTTGTGCCCCTGGATCTGGGCCCCGAGGATGCTGAGTGGACCCAGGCCCTTCCCTGGTTGTGTGAGGAGCTTTACCCCTGCCTGCACCAGCTCATGCCACCTATGTCTTTGTGGGATATTGTGGATTTTAACCCGGCTTTGAGGCAACCTGTTCTGTTGGAGGTGAGCACCATCTGGCCGGTGAACTGCTATGACGCAGGAAGCTTTTTGCTAAGCCTACAGTTTTTCGTCCCGTTGATGATCCATCAGTATATATGTCACTTGCTGTCGATGCACGTCTGCTGGGTTGTGAGGATTCACACCCAGCGCTGGCAGGTGTTGCTCGATCCCGGTGAGGTGATGGCGACCTACCTACCACACACATTGTCTATACTGCTGAATCCACACTGGAGGCTGAGCATCCTGGAGTCCTCACAATGTGTATCGGAGCTGGTGCCTGCCACCTGCAGCCTGCGGAAGAAAGGCTTCAGGCTGCACTCCTACCTGCCCTGGCACGATCACATCCCAGATGACTGGAGCAGACCAACAGAGGACAGGGTGTTTGTCACAAAACCTGTGCCTGTGAACCACTTGTTCTACTAA